A genomic stretch from Amycolatopsis sp. 195334CR includes:
- a CDS encoding MFS transporter, with protein MPFAVYVLGVGVFCLNTTEIMVAGLIPGISGELGVSIAAVGFLVSVYAFGMVVGGPLLTVGLMRVPPKRALIWLLLVFVAGQTLGALAYEYWVLVVARVLTALAASAFFGVSAAVCVRLVGPERRGRAMAVVLGGITVAQVVGLPAATFIEQHFGWRASFWVVDVLALVCIGAVLLKVPAFEGSADLDLRAELRAFRNARLWGAYGTNALVIGAVVAGFSYLSPIYTGAAGFSPGTVPVLFAVYGVATVVGNVVVGRYADDYLRPLLLGGLVALTVVLAGFALVIAYQLPVIVATVLLGLIGLPLNPALAARVMSVSNEGPLVNTVNGSAINVGVVIGPWLGGLGISAGVGLAAPLWIGAGMALLGVFSLVPDFVRQRVAHPGP; from the coding sequence ATGCCTTTTGCCGTGTACGTGCTGGGGGTCGGGGTTTTCTGCCTCAACACCACGGAGATCATGGTCGCCGGGCTGATCCCGGGCATCTCGGGTGAGCTGGGCGTGTCCATCGCCGCGGTGGGGTTCCTCGTGTCGGTGTACGCGTTCGGCATGGTGGTCGGCGGGCCGCTGCTGACCGTCGGCTTGATGCGGGTGCCGCCGAAGCGGGCGCTGATCTGGCTGCTGCTGGTTTTTGTCGCCGGGCAGACGCTGGGGGCGCTGGCGTACGAGTACTGGGTGCTGGTGGTGGCGCGGGTGCTGACCGCGCTGGCCGCGTCGGCGTTCTTCGGCGTGAGCGCCGCGGTGTGCGTGCGGTTGGTGGGTCCCGAGCGGCGGGGGCGGGCGATGGCTGTCGTGCTCGGCGGGATCACCGTGGCGCAGGTCGTCGGCTTGCCCGCGGCGACGTTCATCGAGCAGCACTTCGGGTGGCGGGCCAGCTTCTGGGTCGTCGACGTGCTGGCGCTGGTGTGCATCGGCGCGGTGCTGCTGAAGGTGCCCGCTTTCGAAGGTTCCGCGGACCTGGACCTTCGAGCGGAGCTGCGGGCGTTCCGGAATGCGCGGTTGTGGGGGGCGTACGGGACCAACGCGCTGGTGATCGGCGCGGTCGTGGCCGGGTTCAGTTATCTGTCGCCGATTTACACGGGGGCGGCGGGGTTCAGCCCGGGCACGGTGCCGGTGTTGTTCGCGGTGTACGGCGTGGCGACGGTGGTGGGGAATGTGGTCGTCGGCCGGTATGCCGATGATTACCTGCGACCGTTGCTGCTGGGCGGCTTGGTCGCGTTGACGGTCGTTCTGGCCGGATTCGCGCTGGTGATCGCGTACCAGCTACCCGTGATCGTGGCGACGGTGTTGCTGGGCTTGATCGGCCTGCCCCTGAACCCGGCGCTGGCGGCTCGGGTGATGTCGGTGTCGAACGAAGGGCCGCTGGTCAATACGGTGAACGGGTCCGCGATCAATGTGGGTGTGGTGATCGGGCCGTGGCTGGGTGGGCTCGGTATCAGTGCTGGGGTCGGCCTGGCAGCCCCCTTGTGGATTGGGGCGGGGATGGCACTTCTGGGGGTGTTCAGTTTGGTGCCGGACTTTGTTCGGCAGCGGGTTGCCCACCCCGGACCTTGA
- a CDS encoding aldehyde dehydrogenase family protein has translation MHINGDFVRAADGRTFETVDPSTGERITEVAHAGAADVDSAVRAARLALEGPWGALPAIERGRLLGRLADLVEANAGELAELESRDGGKPISATTSMDVPGAVAQFRYFSGWPTKLEGRTIPVAMPDTLCYTRQEPVGVVAQILPWNFPLLMTSWKLGAALAAGCTVVLKPAEQTPLTALRLAELIVEAGFPPGTVNVLTGDGETGSLLVDHPDVDKIAFTGSTAVGREIGAKAGAGLKRLTLELGGKSPNIILADADLDAAIAGSYQGIYGNSGQACYAASRLFVHHSVFDEVVSGLVDRASTAVVGPALDPATEHGPLISAEQYQRVRAFVEDGVASGATLHGDVPPPALDGGYYIRPTLFIDVKPDMRIAREEIFGPVLVATPFDDLSEVVEYAHDTDYGLAAGVWTRNLGNAHTLAARLRAGVVYLNTWSAGDPAAPFGGVKASGSGREMGQPGVESYLEPKTVWTSLTPA, from the coding sequence ATGCACATCAACGGCGATTTCGTGCGCGCGGCGGACGGACGGACCTTCGAGACGGTGGATCCGTCCACCGGGGAGCGCATCACCGAGGTGGCGCACGCGGGCGCCGCGGACGTCGACTCGGCCGTGCGCGCGGCCCGGCTGGCGTTGGAGGGTCCGTGGGGCGCGCTGCCCGCCATCGAACGCGGGCGGCTGCTGGGCAGGCTCGCCGATCTCGTCGAGGCGAACGCCGGGGAGTTGGCGGAACTGGAGTCGCGCGACGGCGGCAAGCCGATCAGCGCCACCACCTCGATGGACGTCCCGGGTGCGGTGGCCCAGTTCCGCTACTTCAGCGGCTGGCCGACCAAACTGGAGGGACGCACGATCCCGGTCGCCATGCCGGACACCCTTTGTTACACCCGGCAGGAACCGGTCGGGGTCGTCGCGCAGATCCTGCCGTGGAACTTCCCGCTGCTCATGACGTCGTGGAAGCTGGGCGCCGCGCTGGCCGCCGGGTGCACCGTGGTGCTGAAGCCCGCCGAGCAAACGCCGTTGACGGCACTGCGCCTGGCGGAACTGATCGTCGAAGCAGGCTTCCCACCCGGCACGGTCAACGTCCTCACCGGCGATGGCGAGACGGGGTCGCTGCTGGTGGACCACCCGGACGTGGACAAGATCGCCTTCACCGGGTCGACAGCCGTCGGCCGCGAAATCGGGGCGAAGGCGGGCGCTGGGCTCAAACGCCTCACCCTGGAGCTCGGCGGGAAGAGCCCGAACATCATCCTCGCCGATGCGGACCTCGATGCCGCCATCGCTGGTTCGTACCAGGGGATCTACGGGAACTCGGGTCAGGCTTGCTACGCCGCCTCCCGCCTGTTCGTGCACCACAGCGTCTTCGACGAGGTGGTGTCCGGCCTGGTCGACCGAGCCTCGACGGCTGTCGTCGGGCCGGCACTGGACCCCGCGACGGAACACGGTCCCCTGATCTCGGCTGAGCAGTACCAGCGAGTGCGGGCCTTCGTCGAAGACGGCGTCGCCTCCGGCGCCACCCTCCACGGCGACGTGCCTCCTCCCGCGCTGGACGGTGGCTACTACATCCGGCCGACCCTCTTCATCGACGTCAAGCCGGACATGCGCATCGCGCGGGAGGAGATCTTCGGCCCGGTCCTGGTCGCCACCCCCTTCGACGACCTCTCGGAAGTCGTGGAGTACGCGCACGACACCGACTACGGCCTGGCCGCCGGGGTGTGGACGCGGAACCTGGGGAACGCCCACACCCTCGCCGCGCGGTTGCGAGCAGGCGTGGTCTACCTCAACACCTGGTCCGCCGGCGACCCCGCCGCCCCCTTCGGCGGCGTCAAAGCCTCCGGCTCAGGCCGCGAAATGGGCCAACCAGGCGTCGAGTCGTACCTGGAGCCCAAAACCGTCTGGACCTCCCTCACCCCTGCCTAG
- a CDS encoding zinc-binding dehydrogenase, translating to MKVAQLVEYGSPLALRELADPAPEPDGVVLAVLASGICRSDWHAWHGDWGWLAGQIPLPRTLGHEIVGEVVAAGPEVRSVAVGSRVTVPFHLACGACAHCRSGHANLCDHMQALGMSRDGGYAEFVDIPNADFNCVPVPESVSSVAASAIGCRFMTAFHAISGQGRVRPGEWVAVHGAGGVGLSAVQIAAAAGASVIAIDLDPGKLALAEKQGASYTVDASETADVPAAVQELSDGGAHVSIDAVGSRTTVVNSVLSLRKGGRHVQIGLTSSEDAGQIALPIDVLTTRELSVIGSHGNPHSSYPQLLSLVDSGKLAPQDIVRQTVPLARAGQVLAEMSDFGTSGITVIDRF from the coding sequence ATGAAGGTGGCACAACTGGTCGAATACGGTTCGCCGCTCGCCCTGCGCGAGCTCGCCGACCCGGCACCCGAACCCGACGGCGTGGTGCTCGCCGTGCTCGCCTCGGGCATCTGCCGCAGCGACTGGCACGCCTGGCACGGGGACTGGGGCTGGCTGGCCGGGCAGATCCCGCTGCCCAGGACGCTGGGGCACGAGATCGTCGGTGAGGTGGTCGCCGCCGGGCCGGAGGTGCGTTCGGTGGCGGTGGGCAGCCGGGTCACCGTGCCGTTCCACCTGGCGTGCGGTGCCTGCGCGCACTGCCGGTCGGGCCACGCCAACCTCTGCGACCACATGCAGGCGCTCGGGATGTCGCGCGACGGCGGATACGCCGAGTTCGTGGACATCCCGAACGCGGACTTCAACTGCGTGCCGGTGCCCGAGTCGGTCAGCTCGGTGGCGGCCAGCGCGATCGGCTGCCGCTTCATGACCGCGTTCCACGCCATCAGCGGCCAGGGGCGGGTGCGCCCCGGTGAATGGGTCGCCGTGCACGGAGCGGGTGGGGTGGGGCTGTCGGCCGTCCAGATCGCCGCCGCGGCCGGCGCCTCGGTGATCGCGATCGACCTGGATCCCGGGAAGCTCGCGCTCGCCGAGAAGCAGGGGGCGTCGTACACAGTGGACGCGAGCGAGACGGCCGATGTCCCCGCCGCCGTGCAGGAGTTGAGCGACGGCGGTGCGCACGTCTCCATCGACGCCGTCGGCTCACGCACCACCGTGGTGAACTCGGTGCTCTCGCTGCGCAAGGGCGGCCGTCACGTCCAAATCGGACTCACCAGCTCCGAGGACGCCGGGCAGATCGCCCTGCCGATCGACGTGCTCACCACACGGGAGCTGTCCGTTATCGGCTCGCACGGCAATCCGCACAGCAGCTACCCGCAACTGCTTTCCCTGGTCGATTCCGGGAAGCTGGCTCCGCAGGACATCGTGCGGCAGACGGTTCCGCTGGCGCGGGCCGGGCAGGTGCTCGCCGAGATGAGCGACTTCGGCACGAGCGGCATCACCGTGATCGACCGGTTCTGA
- a CDS encoding cytochrome P450, translated as MTTTETSAVETGLDLFSTEVLHDPFPHYRTLRELGPVVYLTEYDLYGLFRYDQVRAELTDWETFSSARGIAMNPTANEMSVDSVLAMDPPRHRKLRKVLDDALRPKYVRKVADDIGRLADELVDDLMRRGEFDGVTDFARKLPVDVVMDLIGFPRNEHREKILDWALGGFDFMGPAGERQASAFPAIQSLMRYLATDATADKLLPESFGQIVWAAADRGEITEDEALLTMSAYACAGLDTTIAGVSSTLWLLARNPEQWAILREDPKLVPSAFLEGVRMESPLQFFSRVTTREAEVDGVRIPEGARIVHSYGSANRDERHFPDPDSYQVRRNPADSMGFGFGVHNCPGRSLASIEAHALFGALVKRASTIELTGEPARTPNNITRGLDSLPVRIR; from the coding sequence GTGACCACAACAGAGACCTCGGCCGTGGAAACCGGGCTGGACCTGTTCTCCACCGAAGTGCTCCACGACCCGTTCCCGCACTACCGGACGCTGCGCGAGCTCGGGCCGGTGGTCTACCTGACCGAGTACGACCTCTACGGCCTGTTCCGCTACGACCAGGTGCGCGCGGAGCTGACCGACTGGGAGACGTTCAGCTCCGCGCGGGGCATCGCGATGAACCCGACCGCCAACGAGATGTCGGTGGACTCGGTGCTGGCGATGGACCCGCCGCGGCACCGCAAGCTGCGCAAGGTGCTCGACGACGCGCTGCGCCCGAAGTACGTGCGCAAGGTCGCCGACGACATCGGACGCCTGGCCGACGAGCTGGTCGACGACCTGATGCGCCGCGGTGAGTTCGACGGCGTCACCGACTTCGCCCGCAAGCTGCCGGTCGACGTGGTGATGGACCTGATCGGCTTCCCGCGCAACGAGCACCGCGAGAAGATCCTGGACTGGGCACTCGGCGGGTTCGACTTCATGGGCCCGGCCGGCGAGCGGCAGGCCTCGGCGTTCCCCGCTATCCAAAGCCTGATGCGGTACCTGGCGACCGATGCCACCGCGGACAAGCTGCTGCCCGAGAGCTTCGGGCAGATCGTGTGGGCGGCGGCGGATCGCGGGGAGATCACCGAGGACGAGGCGCTGCTGACGATGAGCGCCTACGCCTGCGCCGGGCTGGACACCACGATCGCCGGGGTGTCGAGCACGTTGTGGCTGCTGGCGCGGAACCCGGAGCAGTGGGCGATCCTGCGCGAGGACCCGAAACTGGTGCCCAGCGCCTTTCTCGAAGGCGTCCGGATGGAGTCACCGCTGCAGTTCTTCTCCCGGGTGACCACCCGTGAGGCCGAGGTCGACGGCGTCCGCATCCCGGAGGGTGCCCGGATCGTGCACTCCTACGGTTCGGCCAACCGGGACGAGCGGCACTTCCCCGACCCCGACAGCTACCAGGTGCGCCGCAACCCGGCCGACAGCATGGGCTTCGGCTTCGGCGTGCACAACTGCCCCGGGCGTTCGCTGGCGTCGATCGAGGCGCACGCGCTGTTCGGCGCGCTGGTGAAGCGGGCGAGCACGATCGAACTGACCGGGGAGCCCGCCCGTACCCCGAACAACATCACCCGGGGGCTGGACAGCCTCCCCGTCCGCATCCGCTGA
- a CDS encoding class I SAM-dependent methyltransferase, with translation MVLIGNRPEFVELQDEAQRREWQAFTMSDLPEMISAMHVCHAVRALGETPLRDRLRDGPRRTADDLLTGLDPELGAGFLQYLVQRGVLETRGEEFFLTRLGEFLTTDVSLARLGVYVGAYGGVTNRIGDLLTGKATYGADVVRDGAELGAHCATLFSVFHTPVVLGAMRERGVRRMLDIGCGGGQSIVDACVRDPELTGIGLDIDPGAIDVANELARRAGVGDRVEFVVGDAFAPRTWPEICAEADGLCMMSTLHEHFRNGEQAVVDLLDEIAELFPQQKILLVGEPELRYDGRENDDDFFLIHVLTGQGLPRDRSAWLDVFDRSSLRCRRVYSRPGAGPRICFYDLAAPTS, from the coding sequence ATGGTGCTCATCGGCAACCGCCCGGAGTTCGTCGAGTTGCAGGACGAGGCGCAGCGCCGGGAGTGGCAGGCGTTCACAATGTCCGACCTGCCCGAGATGATCAGCGCGATGCACGTCTGCCACGCGGTGCGCGCGCTGGGCGAGACCCCGCTGCGGGATCGGCTCCGCGACGGCCCGCGGCGCACCGCCGACGACCTGCTGACCGGGCTCGACCCGGAGCTCGGCGCCGGTTTCCTGCAGTACCTGGTGCAGCGCGGCGTGCTGGAGACCAGGGGCGAGGAGTTCTTCCTGACCCGCCTCGGCGAGTTCCTCACCACCGACGTCTCGCTCGCGCGCCTCGGCGTCTACGTCGGCGCGTACGGCGGGGTGACCAACCGGATCGGCGACCTGCTCACCGGGAAGGCCACCTACGGCGCGGACGTGGTCCGCGACGGCGCGGAACTCGGTGCCCACTGCGCCACCCTGTTCTCCGTCTTCCACACCCCGGTCGTGCTCGGCGCCATGCGGGAGCGGGGTGTCCGGCGGATGCTGGACATCGGCTGCGGAGGCGGTCAGTCCATCGTGGACGCCTGCGTGCGCGACCCCGAGCTCACCGGCATCGGCCTGGACATCGATCCCGGTGCCATCGACGTCGCGAACGAGCTGGCCCGGCGCGCCGGGGTCGGCGACCGCGTGGAGTTCGTCGTCGGCGACGCCTTCGCCCCGCGGACCTGGCCGGAGATCTGCGCCGAGGCCGACGGGCTGTGCATGATGAGCACGCTGCACGAGCACTTCCGCAACGGTGAGCAGGCCGTGGTCGACCTGCTGGACGAGATCGCGGAACTGTTCCCCCAGCAGAAGATCCTCCTGGTCGGTGAGCCGGAACTGCGCTACGACGGCCGGGAGAACGACGACGACTTCTTCCTCATCCACGTGCTCACCGGGCAGGGCCTGCCCCGCGACCGGTCGGCCTGGCTCGACGTGTTCGACCGGTCCAGCCTGCGGTGCCGACGGGTGTACTCGCGGCCCGGAGCGGGCCCCCGCATCTGCTTCTACGACCTGGCGGCACCGACGAGCTAG
- a CDS encoding gamma-glutamyltransferase family protein produces the protein MLPSKPELQGTSGAVASTHWLASATGMRILARGGNAFDAAIAAGFVLQVVEPHFNGPGGDVSIVAHRAGRDDVQAICGQGPMPEAAGIDTFTELGLNAIPGSGLLPACVPGAFGGWMRLLAEFGTMRVADVLEPAIGYAEHGFPLLPETARAITVLAPLFQQEWHGSARTYLTGGPAPVAGSRFRNPVLAHTYQQLIKAAESASTDREAQIQAAHDAFYKGFVAEEITDFLESGPMLDATGRRHRGLLTADDLAGWQPTVENAPNHHYGPYQVFKPGPWSQGPVFLQQLALLDGFDVAGMGPGSADYVHTVVECTKLAMADREAWYGDPAFSEVPLTGLLAPDYTRQRRALVEAKAAPELVPGEPGGRRSFLPPPSTPDTVTADQEWQWQLQSGLPTILQATTAKADTCTVTAVDRHGNTVAATPSGGWLKSSPAIGALGFPLGTRGQSMHLVEGHPNSLAGGKRPRTTLSPTVVLQDGKPFVAFGTPGGDRQDQWTLQFFLNVADFGMDLQSATETTTFHTDAVPASFTPHASRPGVLVAEETCDPEVVQDLESRGHEVELVPAYSLGRVCTTGFTPGDGFVRAAASPRGRHAYAVCE, from the coding sequence ATGCTTCCGTCGAAACCCGAACTCCAGGGCACCTCGGGCGCCGTGGCCAGCACGCACTGGCTGGCTTCGGCCACCGGGATGCGGATACTGGCCAGGGGCGGCAACGCCTTCGACGCCGCCATCGCCGCCGGTTTTGTGCTCCAGGTGGTGGAGCCGCACTTCAACGGCCCCGGCGGGGACGTCTCGATCGTGGCGCACCGGGCCGGGCGCGACGACGTCCAGGCGATCTGCGGCCAGGGCCCGATGCCCGAAGCCGCCGGCATCGACACCTTCACCGAACTCGGACTGAACGCGATCCCCGGCTCCGGCCTCCTGCCCGCCTGCGTGCCCGGCGCGTTCGGCGGCTGGATGCGGCTGCTCGCCGAGTTCGGCACCATGCGCGTGGCCGACGTGCTCGAACCGGCCATCGGGTACGCCGAGCACGGCTTCCCGCTGCTGCCGGAGACCGCGCGCGCCATCACCGTGCTCGCCCCGCTGTTCCAGCAGGAATGGCACGGCTCGGCCAGGACCTACCTGACCGGCGGGCCCGCACCCGTGGCGGGCAGCCGGTTCCGCAACCCGGTGCTGGCGCACACCTACCAGCAGCTGATCAAGGCGGCCGAGTCCGCCTCGACCGACCGCGAAGCGCAGATCCAGGCCGCGCACGACGCCTTCTACAAAGGGTTCGTCGCCGAGGAGATCACCGACTTCCTCGAATCCGGTCCGATGCTGGACGCCACCGGCAGGCGGCACCGCGGCCTGCTCACCGCCGACGACCTCGCCGGCTGGCAGCCGACCGTGGAGAACGCGCCGAACCACCACTACGGGCCGTACCAGGTGTTCAAGCCGGGCCCGTGGTCGCAGGGCCCGGTGTTCCTCCAGCAACTCGCCCTGCTCGACGGCTTCGACGTGGCGGGCATGGGCCCGGGCAGTGCCGACTACGTGCACACGGTGGTGGAGTGCACCAAGCTCGCCATGGCCGACCGGGAGGCGTGGTACGGCGATCCGGCGTTCAGCGAAGTGCCGCTGACCGGGCTGCTCGCCCCGGACTACACCCGGCAGCGCCGCGCACTGGTCGAGGCGAAGGCCGCGCCGGAGCTGGTACCCGGTGAACCCGGCGGCCGCCGCTCGTTCCTGCCGCCACCGTCCACACCGGACACGGTGACCGCGGACCAGGAGTGGCAGTGGCAGCTGCAGAGCGGCCTGCCGACGATCCTCCAGGCCACCACGGCCAAGGCCGACACCTGCACGGTCACCGCGGTCGACCGCCACGGCAACACGGTGGCCGCGACGCCGAGCGGTGGCTGGCTGAAGAGCTCCCCGGCGATCGGCGCGCTCGGCTTCCCGCTGGGCACCCGCGGGCAGTCGATGCACCTGGTCGAGGGGCACCCGAACTCGCTGGCGGGTGGCAAGCGGCCGCGCACCACGCTCAGCCCGACCGTGGTGCTCCAGGACGGCAAGCCGTTCGTCGCGTTCGGCACGCCCGGCGGCGACCGGCAGGACCAGTGGACGCTCCAGTTCTTCCTCAACGTCGCCGACTTCGGGATGGACCTGCAGAGCGCGACCGAGACCACCACCTTCCACACCGACGCGGTGCCCGCGTCGTTCACCCCGCACGCGAGCCGTCCCGGCGTGCTGGTGGCCGAAGAGACCTGCGACCCCGAGGTGGTCCAGGACCTGGAAAGCCGCGGCCACGAGGTGGAGCTGGTGCCGGCGTACTCGCTGGGCCGGGTCTGCACCACCGGGTTCACCCCCGGCGACGGCTTCGTGCGGGCCGCGGCGAGCCCGCGCGGCAGGCACGCCTACGCGGTGTGCGAGTAG
- a CDS encoding FAD-binding protein — MTIRPDSAGTAVVGFDPVDRQWLPGPGASSLSFATAPELDGALLVDPVARDAAATDLGNIADQRPCAVLRPGSADDVAAMLRFCRAYAIPVSTRGQAHTTYGQALSAGLVIEMRHLDRIHSLGPELAEVDAGILWKDLVSAAFEHSRTPPAVTGYTSLTVGGTLSMGGLGGLVGGLRTGLQVDHVRELEVVTGAGEIERCSATRNPELFEAVLGGLGQCGVITKAVVELVPARQRARTYVLAHTDNAAFFRDLREVIDRPGIDHVYAELYPPGADPTHKLYATVFYNEDTPPNDQAAAGGLAAEPVVDDTGYLDYVFSIDTFVDDMRANVSWDRLLKPWYDVWLPGESIEDYVAEVHRSLTPRDLGPYGISLLYPQRREHLTRPYPPVPEADGSPWVFVLDLNTTSETPGADPVYVEEMLDRNSRMFARARDEFGAVLYPIGSVRFSAEDWRTHYGGRWPAFREAKTRFDPGGVLCPGPGIFPTDDSSRG; from the coding sequence ATGACGATCCGCCCGGATTCCGCGGGCACCGCGGTGGTGGGGTTCGATCCGGTCGACCGCCAGTGGTTGCCCGGCCCCGGGGCGAGCAGCCTTTCGTTCGCCACCGCGCCCGAGCTCGACGGCGCACTGCTGGTCGACCCGGTCGCCCGCGACGCGGCCGCCACCGATCTCGGCAACATCGCCGACCAGCGGCCGTGCGCGGTGCTGCGCCCCGGCTCGGCGGACGACGTCGCCGCGATGCTCCGCTTCTGCCGTGCCTACGCCATCCCGGTGTCGACCAGGGGCCAGGCGCACACCACCTACGGCCAGGCGCTCTCGGCCGGGCTGGTGATCGAGATGCGCCACCTGGACCGGATCCACTCGCTCGGCCCGGAACTGGCCGAGGTGGACGCCGGGATCCTGTGGAAGGACCTGGTCAGCGCCGCCTTCGAGCACTCGCGCACGCCACCGGCGGTCACCGGGTACACCTCGCTGACCGTGGGCGGCACGCTGTCGATGGGCGGCCTCGGCGGGCTCGTCGGCGGCCTGCGCACCGGGCTGCAGGTCGATCACGTGCGCGAACTCGAAGTGGTCACCGGCGCGGGCGAGATCGAACGCTGCTCCGCCACGCGGAACCCCGAGCTGTTCGAGGCGGTCCTCGGCGGGCTCGGCCAGTGCGGTGTGATCACCAAGGCGGTCGTCGAACTCGTGCCCGCCCGGCAGCGCGCCCGCACCTACGTGCTGGCCCACACCGACAACGCGGCGTTCTTCCGCGACCTGCGCGAGGTGATCGACCGCCCCGGCATCGACCACGTCTACGCCGAGCTGTACCCACCGGGCGCCGATCCCACGCACAAGCTGTACGCCACGGTCTTCTACAACGAGGACACGCCACCGAACGACCAGGCCGCCGCCGGTGGGCTCGCCGCCGAGCCGGTGGTCGACGACACCGGCTACCTCGACTACGTCTTCTCCATCGACACGTTCGTCGACGACATGCGGGCGAACGTGAGCTGGGACCGGCTCCTCAAGCCCTGGTACGACGTGTGGCTGCCGGGTGAGTCCATTGAGGACTACGTGGCCGAGGTGCACCGGTCGCTCACCCCGCGCGACCTCGGCCCGTACGGCATCAGCCTGCTCTACCCGCAACGCCGCGAGCACCTGACCAGGCCGTACCCGCCGGTCCCCGAAGCCGACGGCTCACCGTGGGTCTTCGTGCTCGACCTCAACACCACCTCCGAGACACCGGGTGCCGACCCGGTCTACGTCGAGGAGATGCTCGACCGCAACTCACGCATGTTCGCCCGTGCCCGCGACGAGTTCGGCGCGGTGCTCTACCCGATCGGCTCGGTGCGGTTCAGCGCGGAAGACTGGCGCACGCACTACGGCGGCCGATGGCCCGCGTTCCGCGAAGCGAAGACCCGGTTCGACCCCGGAGGCGTGCTCTGCCCCGGTCCCGGCATCTTCCCGACCGACGACTCCAGCAGGGGGTAA
- a CDS encoding VOC family protein, with protein sequence MNGLEIAPRVHHLAIQTDDVDTTVTWYREFLGATVEWSLDCFSPLTRERLPGIRKLVELKKGDLRFHVFDRAGHSQAGPDPLGYQYQHVGITVDDPEQLVALREQWLRARERVDFDWPREEPPTDIVVDDDGMQSLYVLDPNGLELEFVCFPGAGS encoded by the coding sequence ATGAACGGGCTGGAGATCGCGCCGAGAGTGCACCACCTCGCCATTCAGACCGATGACGTGGACACCACGGTCACCTGGTACCGGGAATTCCTCGGCGCCACGGTGGAGTGGTCGCTCGACTGTTTCTCGCCGCTGACCCGCGAGCGGTTACCCGGAATCCGGAAACTGGTCGAACTGAAAAAGGGCGACCTGCGGTTCCACGTCTTCGACCGCGCCGGGCACAGCCAGGCCGGCCCCGACCCGCTCGGCTACCAGTACCAGCACGTCGGGATCACGGTGGACGACCCGGAACAGCTGGTGGCACTGCGCGAGCAGTGGCTGCGGGCGCGTGAGCGGGTCGACTTCGACTGGCCGCGCGAGGAACCGCCGACCGACATCGTGGTCGACGACGACGGCATGCAGAGCCTGTACGTGCTCGACCCCAACGGCCTCGAACTCGAGTTCGTCTGCTTTCCCGGGGCGGGCTCGTGA
- a CDS encoding L-tyrosine 3-hydroxylase, producing MSGRAVHGPCPPVLVPRLLFMPPTSHALEIWPDAAHGGEPGDRDLPGYDVFGAHPVDAQQLFWFRWIVGHQVSFVLWRAMCDVLWHHPDDSPGERELDLLATCVDGYSAMLLYSSTVPRAHYHAHTRVRMVLQHPSFSGTWAPDYRPVRKLFRGKLPWQHDWAPLEEAVARNAVTHDHIADHLVPDGRSLLQQSAGAPGVTVSREKEDLYDNFFLTIRRPVSHVELVSQLDSRLGELATDLTHNGLYPNVGGRHHPVVSGGSDELVKPLVTGVLEVLDRATRLVHETRLEEVRS from the coding sequence GTGAGCGGGCGGGCGGTGCACGGGCCCTGCCCGCCGGTGCTGGTGCCGCGGCTGCTGTTCATGCCGCCGACGAGCCACGCGCTGGAGATCTGGCCGGACGCCGCGCACGGCGGTGAACCGGGCGACCGGGACCTGCCCGGGTACGACGTCTTCGGCGCGCACCCGGTCGACGCCCAGCAGCTGTTCTGGTTCCGCTGGATCGTCGGCCACCAGGTCTCCTTCGTGCTGTGGCGGGCCATGTGCGACGTCCTGTGGCACCACCCCGACGACTCGCCCGGCGAACGCGAACTCGACCTGCTGGCCACCTGCGTCGACGGCTACAGCGCGATGCTGCTCTACTCGTCGACCGTGCCGCGGGCGCACTACCACGCCCACACCCGGGTGCGGATGGTGTTGCAGCACCCGTCGTTCAGCGGGACCTGGGCGCCGGACTACCGACCGGTCCGCAAGCTGTTCCGCGGCAAGCTGCCCTGGCAGCACGACTGGGCGCCGCTGGAGGAAGCGGTGGCGCGCAACGCCGTCACCCACGACCACATCGCCGACCACCTGGTGCCGGACGGGCGGTCCCTGCTGCAGCAGTCCGCCGGCGCGCCCGGGGTGACCGTGTCCAGGGAGAAGGAAGACCTCTACGACAACTTCTTCCTGACCATCCGGCGCCCGGTGAGCCACGTCGAACTGGTCTCGCAGCTGGATTCGCGGCTCGGCGAACTGGCCACCGACCTCACCCACAACGGGCTGTACCCCAACGTCGGCGGGCGCCACCACCCGGTGGTCTCCGGCGGTTCCGACGAGCTGGTGAAGCCGCTGGTCACCGGGGTGCTCGAGGTGCTGGACCGGGCCACGCGCCTGGTCCACGAGACGCGGCTGGAGGAAGTGCGCTCATGA